One stretch of Saccharopolyspora erythraea DNA includes these proteins:
- a CDS encoding enoyl-CoA hydratase family protein: MSPFRGSVPFTDEWEHFRLERADGVTTVTFDRPDKLNALTFDAYADLRDLLTELPHRGDTRVLVLRGAGRAFCSGGDVNEIIGETLRMRPDELLEFTRMTGEVIKGMRECPIPIVVALNGMAAGAGSVIALAADFRIAAESARFAFLFTKVGLSGADMGSAYLLPRLVGLGRATQLLMLGDTIPAAEAERYGLVSELVPDDELDAAVDRLATRLATGPHQGYALTKELLTRELDMSLSGALELEAVTQALLMKTDDYREFHAAFNAKRKPDWQGR, encoded by the coding sequence ATGAGCCCGTTCCGCGGATCCGTCCCGTTCACCGACGAGTGGGAGCACTTCCGCCTGGAGCGCGCCGACGGCGTCACCACGGTCACCTTCGACCGGCCGGACAAGCTCAACGCGCTCACCTTCGATGCCTACGCCGACCTGCGTGACCTGCTGACCGAGCTCCCGCACAGGGGTGACACGAGGGTGCTGGTGCTGCGCGGGGCGGGCCGGGCGTTCTGCTCGGGCGGGGACGTCAACGAGATCATCGGCGAGACGCTGCGGATGCGCCCGGACGAGCTGCTGGAGTTCACCAGGATGACCGGCGAGGTCATCAAGGGCATGCGGGAGTGCCCGATCCCGATCGTCGTCGCTCTCAACGGCATGGCCGCCGGTGCCGGTTCGGTGATCGCGCTGGCCGCCGACTTCCGCATCGCGGCGGAGTCGGCCAGGTTCGCGTTCCTGTTCACCAAGGTCGGACTCTCCGGCGCGGACATGGGGTCGGCCTACCTGCTGCCGCGGCTGGTGGGGCTTGGCCGGGCGACCCAGTTGCTCATGCTCGGCGACACCATCCCCGCCGCCGAAGCCGAACGGTACGGGCTGGTCAGCGAGCTGGTGCCCGACGACGAGCTCGACGCCGCGGTGGACCGGCTCGCCACCCGCCTGGCCACCGGGCCGCACCAGGGCTACGCCCTGACGAAGGAGCTGCTGACCAGGGAGCTGGACATGAGCCTGTCCGGCGCGCTGGAGCTGGAGGCGGTGACCCAGGCGCTGCTGATGAAGACCGATGACTACCGGGAGTTCCACGCCGCGTTCAACGCCAAGCGCAAGCCCGACTGGCAGGGCCGCTGA
- a CDS encoding AMP-binding protein produces MRLSPSAHTDTFCRDSLPPLDQWPRFRFDLPELAYPDRLNCAEALLDQAVEKWGEDRLCLITPGERWTYGQLRRRANQIARVLTEDRGLVPGNRVLLRGPNNPWLVAAWFGVIKAGCVAVTTMPLLRGTEIRTLHELTRTSIALCDHRFVDDLHAGVPELPVLAYGSGNADDLIRLCDGKSGDFTAVETAADDVALLAPTSGTTGKPKATMHFHRDVLANADTFARYVLKPAEDDVFTGTPPLGFTFGLGGLVVFPFRFGAASLLLEKPGPDELVTAIAEHGATVLFTAPTAYKAILATGKAPALPSLRRCVSAGEHLPAEVWAEFHRQTGLRIINGIGGTELLHIFISAADDDIRPGSTGRVVPGFEAVVLDDEGSPVPDGQPGRLAVCGPTGCRYLADPRQQVYVQGGWNITGDTYVRDTDGYFWYQARNDDMIISAGYNIAGPEVEEALLAHPDVVDAAVVGAPDEHRGTIVMAFVVLRPGIEGNERTAERLQTFVKNAIAPYKYPREIEFVAELPRTVNGKLQRYLLRERARERG; encoded by the coding sequence ATGCGGCTTTCGCCTTCCGCCCACACCGACACCTTCTGCCGGGACAGCCTCCCTCCGCTCGACCAGTGGCCCCGGTTCCGCTTCGACCTGCCCGAACTGGCCTACCCGGACCGGCTGAACTGCGCGGAGGCGCTGCTCGACCAGGCCGTCGAGAAGTGGGGCGAGGACCGCCTCTGCCTCATCACCCCCGGTGAGCGCTGGACCTACGGACAGTTGCGGCGCCGGGCGAACCAGATCGCGCGGGTCCTCACCGAGGACCGCGGACTCGTGCCGGGGAACCGGGTTCTGCTGCGGGGACCGAACAACCCGTGGCTGGTCGCCGCCTGGTTCGGCGTCATCAAGGCCGGGTGCGTCGCGGTGACCACCATGCCGCTGCTGCGCGGGACGGAGATCCGGACGCTGCACGAGCTGACCCGCACCTCGATCGCCCTGTGCGACCACCGGTTCGTCGACGACCTTCACGCGGGGGTTCCCGAACTGCCCGTCCTCGCCTATGGATCCGGCAACGCCGACGACCTGATCCGGCTGTGCGACGGGAAATCCGGCGACTTCACCGCGGTCGAGACGGCCGCCGACGACGTCGCGCTGCTGGCGCCCACGTCGGGTACGACGGGCAAACCCAAGGCCACCATGCACTTCCACCGCGATGTGCTGGCCAATGCCGACACGTTCGCCCGGTACGTCCTCAAGCCGGCCGAGGACGACGTGTTCACCGGCACGCCACCACTGGGATTCACCTTCGGGCTCGGCGGCCTGGTCGTGTTCCCGTTCCGCTTCGGGGCCGCGTCGCTGCTGCTGGAGAAACCCGGTCCCGACGAGCTGGTCACCGCGATCGCCGAACACGGCGCCACTGTGCTGTTCACCGCGCCCACGGCGTACAAGGCGATCCTGGCCACCGGGAAGGCGCCGGCACTGCCGAGCCTGCGGCGCTGCGTGTCGGCCGGGGAGCACCTGCCCGCCGAAGTCTGGGCGGAGTTCCACCGCCAGACGGGCCTGAGGATCATCAACGGCATCGGCGGAACCGAGCTGCTGCACATCTTCATCTCCGCCGCGGACGACGACATCCGCCCCGGCTCGACGGGCAGGGTCGTACCCGGCTTCGAGGCGGTGGTGCTCGACGACGAAGGCTCGCCCGTACCCGACGGCCAACCCGGCCGGCTCGCGGTGTGCGGGCCCACGGGCTGCCGCTACCTGGCCGACCCCCGCCAGCAGGTCTACGTCCAGGGCGGGTGGAACATCACCGGCGACACCTACGTCCGCGACACCGACGGCTACTTCTGGTACCAGGCCCGCAACGACGACATGATCATCTCCGCCGGGTACAACATCGCGGGACCGGAGGTCGAGGAGGCGCTGCTCGCCCACCCCGACGTCGTCGACGCCGCGGTCGTGGGCGCACCCGACGAGCACCGCGGCACCATCGTGATGGCCTTCGTGGTCCTGCGCCCGGGAATCGAGGGGAACGAGCGAACCGCCGAACGGCTGCAGACCTTCGTCAAGAACGCCATCGCACCGTACAAGTACCCGCGCGAGATCGAGTTCGTCGCGGAGCTACCGCGCACGGTCAACGGGAAGCTCCAGCGCTATCTGCTGAGGGAACGCGCACGGGAGCGGGGTTGA